From a region of the Enterobacter sp. JBIWA008 genome:
- a CDS encoding phage tail protein, whose amino-acid sequence MATNNFKAFALDPNANVTSQADWESLPALLSGFTAGKASSAQVNKAIRQASFIAAAIAQYVVNKTNQDVLDNGNINGFINQFIAALAESPNFTGVPTVPDTHTGNYGEQAANTKFVRDVVNELIDNAPSGLNTLRELAAAINNDPSFYLSVNNAISGKLAKSQNGADIPDAATFRANIGVKSAGVRDVGTGANQIPDMSSFGISTSANGWCKLPNGLIIQWGRGGPLTPASPDNSVSFNISFPNECLFITEHDLNNAATMTMVQLGYVTTTGFSAYNLGQLNRSAPSGLQPVISAYVQWIAIGY is encoded by the coding sequence ATGGCAACAAATAATTTTAAAGCGTTCGCGCTTGATCCTAACGCTAACGTCACCTCACAGGCTGACTGGGAATCACTTCCCGCTCTGCTCTCAGGATTCACGGCGGGCAAAGCATCCAGTGCACAGGTAAACAAAGCAATTCGTCAGGCCAGTTTTATCGCTGCCGCGATTGCTCAGTATGTGGTAAACAAAACGAATCAGGATGTCCTGGATAACGGGAATATTAACGGATTTATTAATCAATTTATCGCTGCACTTGCAGAAAGCCCCAACTTTACCGGCGTGCCAACAGTACCAGATACTCATACAGGTAATTACGGTGAGCAAGCTGCAAACACAAAATTTGTTCGTGATGTGGTGAATGAGCTAATTGATAATGCTCCATCCGGACTTAATACATTAAGAGAACTGGCAGCAGCAATTAATAATGACCCTTCGTTTTATTTATCTGTTAATAATGCTATATCAGGGAAATTAGCAAAAAGCCAGAACGGTGCTGATATACCTGATGCAGCAACATTCAGAGCGAATATCGGTGTGAAGTCTGCGGGCGTGCGCGATGTAGGAACTGGGGCGAATCAGATACCAGATATGTCATCATTTGGGATATCCACATCAGCGAACGGATGGTGCAAACTACCGAATGGTCTAATTATTCAATGGGGAAGAGGAGGGCCGTTAACCCCCGCATCTCCAGATAACTCCGTCAGCTTTAATATTTCGTTCCCGAATGAATGCTTATTCATCACCGAGCACGACCTCAATAATGCCGCAACCATGACCATGGTTCAGTTAGGATATGTAACCACAACTGGTTTTTCGGCATATAACCTTGGTCAACTGAACCGGAGCGCTCCTTCAGGGTTGCAACCTGTTATCTCAGCATATGTACAATGGATCGCAATAGGATATTGA
- a CDS encoding tail fiber assembly protein has translation MGNYFYSAKKNAFYPVSLEDAYRAANSWPEDGVEVDDSVYLEYSATPPEGKVRVAKDGVPSWADIPPPTHEELVASANTEKQKRIDQANDYMNSKQWPGKAAMGRLKDTEKTQYNAWLDYLDELETVDTSTAPDIKWPTPPAA, from the coding sequence ATGGGAAATTACTTTTATAGTGCAAAGAAAAACGCGTTTTACCCTGTGTCTCTGGAGGATGCCTATCGCGCGGCAAACTCCTGGCCTGAGGATGGCGTAGAGGTTGATGATTCTGTTTATCTTGAATACTCAGCAACGCCGCCTGAGGGTAAGGTTAGGGTGGCAAAAGACGGAGTGCCGTCGTGGGCTGATATTCCACCGCCAACGCATGAAGAACTAGTTGCCTCTGCCAATACTGAAAAACAAAAGAGGATTGATCAGGCTAACGACTATATGAACAGTAAGCAGTGGCCAGGGAAGGCAGCAATGGGGCGACTGAAAGATACCGAAAAAACGCAGTACAACGCGTGGCTTGATTATCTGGATGAACTGGAAACGGTTGATACTTCTACCGCTCCTGATATCAAATGGCCTACGCCACCAGCGGCTTAG